The genomic interval AGGCTCCGCCGCCGGGATCGAGGAGGGGGTTGGAATGAGCGTCGCAAACTCCGCTGCCGAGCGGGTCACGGGGCGCGGGAGGCGCATCCGATGGAACGTGGTGGAACAGGCGCTCGCCGGTTACCTGTTCATTCTCCCCGCCATCGTGGAGTTGGCCGTTTTTCTCCTGGGGCCCATCGTGTACGCCTTTGTCATCAGTTTCAAGCACTTTTCGTATCTGGATCCCCTAAACTCGCACTTCGTGGGGTTCTTGAACTACATTCACCTCTTCGAGGATCCGGTGTTTCTGCGGGCGCTGTGGAACACCACGGTGTACGCCCTCGTGGTGGTGCCGGTGCAGACTGCGATCGCCATGATGCTGGCCGTGATCGTCAACCGTATCCGCGGAAAGACGATCTTCCGGGTCATCTACTACCTGCCGTCGATCACGTCGACCGTCGGCGTGGCCGTGATCTTCAGCTTCCTGTTCCAGCCGAACGGACTGTTGAACCGCCTGCTGTGGATCCTGTTTCACATCCAGGGGCCCGACTACTTCAACAGCCCCATCTTCGCGTTTCCGGCCATCATGGCGGTCGCCGTGT from Alicyclobacillus acidocaldarius subsp. acidocaldarius DSM 446 carries:
- a CDS encoding carbohydrate ABC transporter permease, whose amino-acid sequence is MSVANSAAERVTGRGRRIRWNVVEQALAGYLFILPAIVELAVFLLGPIVYAFVISFKHFSYLDPLNSHFVGFLNYIHLFEDPVFLRALWNTTVYALVVVPVQTAIAMMLAVIVNRIRGKTIFRVIYYLPSITSTVGVAVIFSFLFQPNGLLNRLLWILFHIQGPDYFNSPIFAFPAIMAVAVWTTAGQFMVIYLAALQEIPEELYEAAAIDGAEGFAMLRYITIPSLRRTTFLVVVLGMIGAFQVFDLVYVISSASSLPQQYTMTVVLDLFEKGFRTMQMGYASAMGFVLFAIILVLTLIQQLWLGREDA